A region from the Stutzerimonas stutzeri genome encodes:
- the can gene encoding carbonate dehydratase, whose amino-acid sequence MSKDLQQLIENNARWAEAINEEDPTFFAKLAKQQVPEYLWIGCSDARVPANEIVGMLPGDLFVHRNVANVVLHTDLNCLSVIQYAVDVLKVKHILVTGHYGCGGVRASMRDDQLGLIDGWLRTIRDLYYEHREHIASFPTEEARVDRMCELNVIQQVANVSHTSIVQNAWHRGQTLSVHGCIYGIKDGIWKDLNVTISGPEQVPPQYRLRPLRPV is encoded by the coding sequence ATGAGCAAAGATCTTCAACAACTAATCGAAAACAATGCGCGTTGGGCTGAAGCTATCAACGAGGAAGACCCGACGTTTTTCGCCAAACTGGCCAAGCAGCAGGTGCCGGAATATCTCTGGATCGGCTGTTCGGACGCACGCGTGCCGGCCAACGAGATCGTCGGCATGCTGCCGGGCGACCTGTTCGTCCACCGCAACGTCGCCAACGTCGTGCTGCATACCGACCTCAACTGCCTGTCCGTCATTCAGTACGCCGTCGACGTACTCAAGGTGAAGCACATTCTGGTCACCGGCCATTACGGCTGCGGTGGCGTTCGCGCCTCCATGCGTGACGACCAGCTGGGGCTGATCGACGGCTGGCTGCGCACCATCCGCGACCTGTATTACGAGCACCGCGAGCACATCGCCAGCTTCCCCACCGAGGAAGCCCGGGTCGACCGCATGTGCGAACTGAACGTCATCCAGCAGGTCGCCAACGTCAGCCACACCAGCATCGTTCAGAACGCCTGGCACCGTGGCCAGACACTGTCCGTGCATGGCTGCATTTACGGCATCAAGGACGGCATCTGGAAGGACCTCAACGTCACCATCAGCGGCCCGGAACAGGTGCCACCGCAATACCGCCTGCGCCCGCTTCGGCCGGTCTGA
- a CDS encoding DMT family transporter yields MPTGNAWAFGGLLLAVLCWSGNALVARAFHEAIPPLTLAFWRWVLATGLLLPFVARSIWTHRAALRAAGWRLPIVAALGISSYNSLLYSAAQSTEAINLTLVNTCLPLFTFIGGGLLLGEWPARRAWFGMAIAAGGLVYLISRGSWGAFTSLSFQTGDLIMLAAVLVWALYTLSLRRWAGFLQVPPLTLLGVLMLLGTPLILPFYLFEFSHAGGFTPNLINLSVIAYTAIFASLVAYLSWNHGVKTVGAAKAAMATYLMPVFTAILGWLLLGEGLQRFHWIGGGLIFAGLLLATRPTVRRAVR; encoded by the coding sequence ATGCCGACTGGTAACGCTTGGGCCTTCGGTGGCCTCCTGCTCGCCGTGCTCTGCTGGAGTGGCAACGCCCTGGTGGCCCGTGCCTTTCACGAAGCCATCCCTCCGCTGACCCTGGCGTTCTGGCGCTGGGTGCTTGCCACCGGACTGTTATTGCCGTTCGTGGCGCGGTCCATCTGGACCCATCGAGCGGCGTTGCGCGCGGCAGGGTGGCGCCTGCCCATCGTCGCGGCGTTGGGCATCAGCAGCTATAACTCGCTGCTGTATTCCGCCGCGCAAAGCACCGAAGCCATCAACCTGACGTTGGTGAACACCTGTTTGCCGCTGTTCACCTTTATCGGTGGCGGGCTGCTGCTAGGGGAATGGCCGGCGCGGCGCGCCTGGTTCGGCATGGCCATCGCGGCGGGTGGCCTGGTCTACCTGATCAGCCGTGGCAGCTGGGGGGCGTTTACCAGCCTGTCGTTCCAGACCGGCGACCTGATCATGCTGGCGGCGGTGCTGGTGTGGGCGCTCTATACCCTGTCCCTGCGGCGCTGGGCCGGCTTTCTCCAGGTGCCGCCGCTGACGCTGCTGGGCGTGTTGATGTTGCTGGGCACACCGCTGATTCTGCCGTTCTACCTGTTCGAATTCAGCCACGCCGGCGGCTTCACGCCGAACCTGATCAACCTCAGCGTGATCGCCTACACCGCCATTTTCGCCTCGCTGGTCGCTTACCTGTCCTGGAACCACGGCGTCAAAACCGTTGGCGCGGCGAAAGCGGCGATGGCGACCTACCTGATGCCGGTCTTCACCGCGATTCTCGGCTGGCTGCTGCTGGGCGAGGGTCTGCAGAGGTTCCACTGGATCGGCGGTGGGCTGATCTTCGCCGGCCTGCTGTTGGCGACCCGGCCCACAGTGCGCCGGGCGGTTCGCTGA
- a CDS encoding putative quinol monooxygenase, protein MYCLILKTQLAPGSFDKFMEAMRVNAAASVTQEPDCLVFDVIQDLADPDLVYLYELYRDEAAFAHHKTTEHYLQSRPLVGEFIVKQEAMKGQMVCGNSKR, encoded by the coding sequence ATGTACTGTCTCATCCTGAAAACGCAACTCGCACCGGGCTCGTTCGATAAATTCATGGAGGCCATGCGCGTCAACGCCGCCGCTTCGGTAACCCAGGAGCCGGATTGCCTGGTGTTCGACGTCATCCAGGATCTGGCGGATCCCGACCTCGTCTACCTCTATGAGCTGTACCGCGATGAAGCGGCGTTCGCGCACCACAAGACCACCGAGCACTATCTGCAGAGCCGCCCGTTGGTGGGTGAATTCATCGTCAAGCAGGAGGCCATGAAGGGCCAGATGGTGTGCGGCAACAGCAAGCGCTGA
- a CDS encoding VOC family protein, whose amino-acid sequence MPQRPGRLNGLRHLALTVPNLEECERFYVDVLGMDVLNRASKDLVYLTCGNDNLSLGRAREKSSGVQAMDHYGFIVDSLDELHAWYEYLKAQGVTMLDRPFAHSDGAHSFHVIDPAGNTVQPLYHPAISGQRLR is encoded by the coding sequence ATGCCACAGCGTCCCGGTCGCCTGAACGGCCTGCGTCATCTGGCGCTCACCGTGCCGAACCTTGAAGAATGCGAACGTTTCTACGTCGACGTGCTGGGCATGGACGTCCTCAATCGCGCCAGCAAGGACCTCGTCTACCTGACCTGCGGCAACGACAACCTCTCCCTGGGCCGCGCCCGGGAAAAGAGCAGCGGCGTCCAGGCGATGGATCACTACGGTTTCATCGTCGACAGCCTGGACGAACTGCACGCCTGGTACGAATACCTCAAAGCTCAAGGCGTCACCATGCTCGACCGCCCCTTCGCCCACAGCGACGGCGCCCATAGCTTTCACGTGATCGATCCAGCCGGGAATACCGTGCAGCCGCTCTACCATCCGGCGATATCGGGGCAGCGTTTGCGTTGA